From the genome of Actinacidiphila yeochonensis CN732, one region includes:
- the def gene encoding peptide deformylase, whose product MPVKPIRLFGDPVLRMTAQPVTTFDKELRTLVKDLTETMLEAPGAGLAAPQIGVSLRVFTYNVAGEVGHLVNPELTLGEEEQDGAEGCLSLPGLTMDCVRALTVVAKGFDMHGEPVVLQGSDRLARCIQHETDHLDGVLFIDRLDRERRKAAMKAIRETDWGAEGAPQVKISPHDTFGRAW is encoded by the coding sequence GTGCCCGTCAAGCCCATCCGCCTGTTCGGTGATCCGGTGCTGCGCATGACGGCGCAGCCGGTCACCACCTTCGACAAGGAGCTGCGCACCCTCGTCAAGGACCTCACCGAGACCATGCTGGAGGCTCCGGGCGCCGGCCTGGCCGCACCCCAGATCGGCGTGTCCCTGCGGGTGTTCACCTACAACGTCGCGGGCGAGGTCGGCCACCTCGTCAACCCCGAGCTCACCCTCGGCGAGGAGGAACAGGACGGGGCCGAGGGCTGCCTGTCGCTGCCCGGTCTGACGATGGACTGCGTGCGCGCGCTCACCGTCGTCGCCAAGGGGTTCGACATGCACGGCGAACCGGTGGTCCTCCAGGGCAGCGACCGGCTCGCCCGCTGCATCCAGCACGAGACCGACCACCTCGACGGCGTGCTCTTCATCGACCGGCTCGACCGGGAGCGGCGCAAGGCCGCGATGAAGGCCATCCGGGAGACCGACTGGGGCGCCGAGGGCGCCCCGCAGGTGAAGATCTCACCCCACGACACGTTCGGCCGCGCCTGGTAG
- the fmt gene encoding methionyl-tRNA formyltransferase, whose protein sequence is MRLVFAGTPEVALPALDALLASGRHEVAAVVTRPDATAGRGRKLLASPVAQRAEEAGIEVLKPARPRDEDFLVRLREIAPDCCPVVAYGALLPRTALDVPRFGWVNLHFSLLPAWRGAAPVQHAVMAGDEVTGASTFLIEEGLDSGPVYGVTTELIKPADTSGDLLERLAHSGAGLLAATMDGIESGELTARQQPEEGVSLAPKITVEHARVDWSAPALRVDRLVRGCTPAPGAWTLAAGERLKLGPVSPAPEVTGLAPGELAVGKNAVHVGTGSHAVALGEVQAVGKRRMAAADWARGTRVASGSRLGE, encoded by the coding sequence ATGAGGCTCGTCTTCGCCGGCACCCCCGAGGTAGCCCTGCCCGCCCTGGACGCCCTGCTCGCCTCCGGGCGGCACGAGGTGGCCGCCGTCGTGACCCGGCCCGACGCCACCGCCGGCCGCGGGCGCAAGCTGCTGGCCAGCCCCGTCGCCCAGCGGGCCGAGGAGGCCGGCATCGAGGTGCTCAAGCCCGCCCGGCCGCGTGACGAGGACTTCCTCGTCCGGCTGCGGGAGATCGCCCCCGACTGCTGCCCGGTGGTCGCCTACGGCGCCCTGCTGCCGCGCACCGCGCTGGACGTGCCCCGGTTCGGCTGGGTCAACCTGCACTTCTCGCTGCTGCCGGCCTGGCGGGGCGCCGCGCCGGTGCAGCACGCCGTGATGGCCGGCGACGAGGTCACCGGCGCCTCCACCTTCCTCATCGAGGAGGGCCTGGACTCCGGCCCCGTCTACGGGGTGACGACCGAGCTGATCAAGCCCGCCGACACCAGCGGCGACCTGCTGGAGCGGCTCGCGCACAGCGGCGCGGGGCTGCTGGCCGCCACGATGGACGGCATCGAGTCCGGCGAGCTGACGGCCCGGCAGCAGCCCGAGGAGGGCGTCAGCCTGGCCCCCAAGATCACCGTCGAGCACGCCCGGGTGGACTGGAGCGCCCCCGCGCTGCGCGTCGACCGGCTGGTGCGCGGCTGCACCCCCGCGCCGGGCGCCTGGACGCTCGCGGCGGGGGAGCGGCTGAAGCTCGGTCCGGTCTCGCCCGCGCCCGAGGTGACCGGTCTGGCCCCCGGCGAACTGGCCGTCGGCAAGAACGCCGTGCACGTGGGCACCGGCAGCCACGCTGTCGCCCTCGGCGAGGTGCAGGCCGTCGGCAAGCGCCGGATGGCGGCGGCGGACTGGGCCCGCGGCACCCGCGTCGCCTCCGGGAGCCGACTCGGGGAGTGA
- a CDS encoding RsmB/NOP family class I SAM-dependent RNA methyltransferase, whose translation MKTTQAKPYRRPKRDPVRILAFEALRAVDERDAYANLVLPSLLKDAAEEAVAKGRTFDRRDAALATELVYGTLRNQGTYDAVIAACVDRPLREVDPPVLDVLALGAHQLLATRIPSHAAVSATVELARVVLGDGRARFVNAVLRRISARDLPDWLEQVAPPYDEDPEEHLAVVHSHPRWIVSALWDALGGGRAGIEELLAADNQRPEVTLVARPGRATPEEIAASLPPEAAVPGRWSPYAVRLAEGGDPAAVPAVHEGRAGVQDEGSQLVAAALAAAPLEGRDTRWLDGCAGPGGKAALLAALAARRGATLAAAEKQPHRARLVSRALAGNPGPYQVVVADGTRPVWAEGSFDRVLVDVPCTGLGALRRRPEARWRRRAEDVDGFGPLQRALLTEALRAVRVGGVVGYATCSPHLAETRAVVEDVLASAHAPAAEPIDARPLLPGVPDLGDGPTVQLWPHVHGTDAMFLALLRRTA comes from the coding sequence TTGAAGACCACGCAGGCGAAGCCGTACCGGCGTCCCAAGCGCGACCCGGTCCGCATCCTGGCCTTCGAGGCGCTGCGGGCCGTCGACGAACGGGACGCCTACGCCAACCTGGTGCTGCCCAGCCTGCTGAAGGACGCCGCCGAGGAGGCCGTGGCCAAGGGCCGCACCTTCGACCGGCGCGACGCCGCGCTGGCCACCGAGCTGGTCTACGGCACCCTGCGCAACCAGGGCACCTACGACGCGGTGATCGCCGCCTGCGTGGACCGGCCGCTGCGCGAGGTCGACCCGCCGGTGCTCGACGTCCTCGCGCTCGGCGCCCACCAGCTGCTCGCCACCCGCATCCCCAGCCACGCGGCGGTCTCCGCCACCGTCGAGCTGGCCCGGGTGGTGCTCGGCGACGGGCGGGCCCGGTTCGTCAACGCGGTGCTGCGCCGGATCAGCGCCCGGGACCTGCCGGACTGGCTGGAGCAGGTCGCGCCGCCGTACGACGAGGACCCGGAGGAGCACCTCGCGGTGGTCCACTCCCACCCGCGGTGGATCGTCTCCGCGCTGTGGGACGCGCTCGGCGGCGGCCGGGCCGGGATCGAGGAGCTGCTGGCCGCCGACAACCAGCGGCCCGAGGTGACGCTGGTGGCCCGGCCCGGCCGCGCCACCCCCGAGGAGATCGCCGCCTCGCTGCCGCCGGAGGCGGCCGTGCCCGGCCGCTGGTCCCCGTACGCGGTGCGGCTGGCCGAGGGCGGCGATCCGGCGGCGGTGCCGGCCGTGCACGAGGGCCGGGCCGGCGTCCAGGACGAGGGCAGCCAGCTGGTGGCCGCGGCGCTGGCCGCGGCGCCGCTGGAGGGCCGCGACACCCGCTGGCTCGACGGCTGCGCCGGCCCCGGCGGCAAGGCCGCGCTGCTGGCGGCGCTGGCCGCGCGGCGGGGCGCGACGCTGGCCGCGGCCGAGAAGCAGCCGCACCGGGCCCGCCTGGTCAGCCGGGCGCTGGCCGGCAACCCCGGCCCCTACCAGGTGGTGGTCGCCGACGGCACCCGCCCGGTGTGGGCCGAGGGCTCCTTCGACCGGGTGCTGGTCGACGTGCCCTGCACCGGGCTGGGCGCGCTGCGCCGCCGCCCCGAGGCGCGCTGGCGGCGCCGGGCCGAGGACGTCGACGGGTTCGGGCCGCTCCAGCGGGCCCTGCTCACCGAGGCGCTGCGGGCGGTACGGGTCGGCGGGGTCGTCGGCTACGCCACCTGCTCCCCGCACCTGGCCGAGACCCGGGCGGTGGTGGAGGACGTGCTCGCCTCGGCCCACGCCCCGGCCGCCGAGCCGATCGACGCCCGCCCGCTGCTGCCGGGCGTCCCCGACCTCGGCGACGGCCCGACCGTCCAGCTGTGGCCGCATGTGCACGGCACCGACGCGATGTTCCTGGCCCTGCTGCGCCGCACGGCCTGA
- a CDS encoding glycoside hydrolase family 27 protein has protein sequence MRSSPHPLSIPAARPLPRAATAVAAALLLLLPALLLLGPAQSAHALDNGLARTPPMGFNDWNAFGCNVSEQLIEQTADYLVSSGLKDDGYTYVNIDDCWLTKSRDASGNLVPDPAKFPDGIKGTADYVHAKGLKLGIYEDAGTATCAGYPGSLGHEQQDAASFAAWGVDYLKYDNCNNQGVDWQQRYDAMRDALAATGRPIVFSMCEWGEDSVWTWGAPTGNLWRTTGDINASFGSMLSIFHSNVGLARYAGPGAWNDPDMLEVGNGMSFTEDRSEFSLWAEMAAPLIAGTDLRQASAATLSLYGNRSVIAVDQDSLGRQGTEVSSSGGLDVLAKPLSNGDVSVVLFNENSSAATVSTTAAAVGLPSASSYKLTNLWSNAVSSTSGSISATVPAHGTVMYRVATGSGSSTGTTHALLGASSHRCLDAYDNETAAGTKIEIWDCGGGANQTVTPTAAGELRLYNGTQCLDAYNNQTSTGTKVELWGCNGGANQQWRLNPDGTVTGVQSGLCLDVTGGDQASGNVNGTALELWTCNGGANQQWSLT, from the coding sequence ATGCGCTCCTCGCCCCACCCGCTCTCCATCCCCGCCGCCCGCCCCCTGCCGCGCGCCGCCACGGCCGTCGCGGCGGCCCTGCTGCTGCTCCTGCCGGCCCTGCTGCTGCTCGGCCCGGCGCAGAGCGCCCACGCCCTCGACAACGGGCTGGCCCGCACGCCCCCGATGGGCTTCAACGACTGGAACGCCTTCGGCTGCAACGTCAGCGAGCAGCTGATCGAGCAGACCGCCGACTACCTCGTCTCCTCCGGCCTCAAGGACGACGGCTACACGTACGTCAACATCGACGACTGCTGGCTGACCAAGTCCCGGGACGCGTCCGGCAACCTCGTACCCGACCCCGCCAAGTTCCCCGACGGCATCAAGGGCACCGCCGACTACGTCCACGCCAAGGGCCTCAAGCTCGGCATCTACGAGGACGCCGGCACCGCCACCTGCGCCGGCTACCCCGGCAGCCTCGGCCACGAGCAGCAGGACGCGGCCAGCTTCGCCGCCTGGGGCGTCGACTACCTCAAGTACGACAACTGCAACAACCAGGGCGTGGACTGGCAGCAGCGCTACGACGCGATGCGCGACGCTCTGGCCGCCACGGGACGGCCGATCGTCTTCAGCATGTGCGAGTGGGGCGAGGACTCGGTGTGGACGTGGGGCGCGCCCACCGGCAACCTGTGGCGCACCACCGGGGACATCAACGCCTCCTTCGGCTCGATGCTGTCGATCTTCCACTCCAACGTGGGGCTCGCGCGGTACGCCGGCCCCGGCGCGTGGAACGACCCGGACATGCTGGAGGTCGGCAACGGCATGTCGTTCACCGAGGACCGCAGCGAGTTCAGCCTCTGGGCGGAGATGGCCGCGCCACTGATCGCCGGCACCGACCTGCGCCAGGCGAGCGCGGCCACGCTGTCCCTGTACGGCAACCGTTCGGTGATCGCGGTGGACCAGGACTCGCTGGGCCGCCAGGGCACCGAGGTCTCCTCCTCGGGCGGGCTGGACGTGCTGGCCAAGCCGCTGAGCAACGGCGACGTGTCGGTGGTGCTCTTCAACGAGAACTCCTCGGCGGCCACGGTCTCCACCACCGCCGCCGCCGTCGGCCTGCCGTCAGCATCGTCGTACAAGCTGACCAACCTCTGGTCGAACGCCGTCAGCAGCACCTCCGGATCGATCTCCGCCACCGTCCCGGCGCACGGCACCGTGATGTACCGGGTGGCGACCGGCAGCGGCAGCAGCACCGGCACCACGCACGCGCTGCTCGGCGCGTCCTCGCACCGCTGCCTGGACGCCTACGACAACGAGACCGCCGCGGGCACCAAGATCGAGATCTGGGACTGCGGCGGCGGCGCCAACCAGACCGTGACGCCCACCGCGGCCGGCGAACTGCGCCTCTACAACGGGACGCAGTGCCTGGACGCCTACAACAACCAGACCTCGACCGGCACCAAGGTCGAGCTGTGGGGCTGCAACGGCGGCGCCAACCAGCAGTGGCGGCTCAACCCCGACGGCACCGTCACCGGCGTCCAGTCCGGGCTCTGCCTGGACGTGACCGGCGGCGACCAGGCGTCGGGCAACGTCAACGGCACCGCCCTGGAGCTGTGGACGTGCAACGGCGGCGCCAACCAGCAGTGGTCGCTGACCTGA
- a CDS encoding MMPL family transporter has protein sequence MADGAGRVAHLVCGRRAKWAVLLVWIVLLVALGPLARKLSDAEKNDAASWLPSSAESTKVLNLQKAFVPQTAPAVVVFTRDGGLTAADLGQIERNTADVRQLTAHGISGSRTVGPIPDRAHAPRAAELVVPIVVGEHGWNKLPDAVDSVRSTAARGLTGVQVHVTGPGGFGADQSKAFQGIDGTLLFAALAVVIVILLITYRSPTLLVLPVVSVVVALFTAEAVVYLLARHGGLTVNAQSAGILTVLVFGAGTDYGLLLVARYREELRRHADRHEAMALALHRAGPAVIASAATVALSMLCLLAAEMNSTSGLGPVAAVGVAVALLAMVTLFPALLVVFGRWVFWPVVPHLGTPEPTATGVWSRIGGRVARRPRTVWVGTTLVLAALSFGLVALNAVGLSSAQGFTNTPESVVGQRLEDRYFPAGTGQPLVVIANAGQAARVRTALAGVAGVVPRSVGTPPGVPAVRDGLVYLEATTTARADSHAARQTVERARTALHAIPGADAKVGGGAAVLKDTAHAANRDNKLLIPLILVVVLVILGLLLRAVVAPLVLIATVVLSFAAALGVSALAFRHVFHWAGEDTAFPLFVFVFLVALGIDYNIFLMTRIREESMRRGTREGVLTGLAATGGVITSAGLVLAGTFAVLGTLPVVAFAEIGFAVAFGVLLDTFVVRSVLVSAISLDLGDRVWLPSRVPAQSRGRGTAAESARGHDTDS, from the coding sequence ATGGCGGACGGAGCGGGACGGGTGGCGCACCTGGTGTGCGGGCGGCGGGCGAAGTGGGCGGTCCTGCTGGTGTGGATCGTGCTGCTGGTGGCGCTCGGCCCGCTGGCCCGCAAGCTGTCCGACGCGGAGAAGAACGACGCGGCCAGCTGGCTGCCGAGCTCCGCGGAGTCCACGAAGGTGCTGAACCTGCAGAAGGCGTTCGTGCCGCAGACCGCGCCCGCGGTCGTGGTGTTCACCCGGGACGGCGGCCTGACCGCGGCCGACCTCGGGCAGATCGAGCGGAACACCGCCGACGTGCGGCAGCTGACCGCGCACGGCATCTCCGGCAGCCGTACCGTCGGGCCGATCCCGGACCGGGCGCACGCGCCCCGCGCGGCCGAGCTGGTGGTGCCGATCGTCGTTGGCGAGCACGGCTGGAACAAGCTGCCGGACGCCGTCGACTCCGTCAGGTCGACCGCCGCCCGGGGGCTGACCGGGGTCCAGGTCCACGTGACCGGGCCCGGCGGCTTCGGCGCGGACCAGAGCAAGGCGTTCCAGGGGATCGACGGCACCCTGCTGTTCGCGGCGCTCGCCGTCGTCATCGTGATCCTGCTGATCACCTACCGGAGTCCGACCCTCCTGGTGCTGCCGGTGGTCTCGGTGGTGGTCGCGCTGTTCACCGCCGAGGCGGTGGTCTACCTGCTGGCGCGGCACGGCGGCCTGACGGTGAACGCGCAGAGCGCCGGCATCCTGACCGTCCTGGTCTTCGGCGCGGGCACCGACTACGGGCTGCTGCTGGTGGCCCGGTACCGGGAGGAGCTGCGGCGGCACGCCGACCGGCACGAGGCGATGGCGCTGGCCCTGCACCGGGCCGGCCCCGCGGTGATCGCCAGCGCCGCCACCGTGGCGCTGTCCATGCTGTGCCTGCTCGCGGCCGAGATGAACTCGACCTCGGGGCTGGGTCCGGTGGCCGCGGTGGGCGTGGCGGTGGCGCTGCTGGCGATGGTGACGCTCTTCCCGGCGCTGCTGGTGGTCTTCGGCCGCTGGGTGTTCTGGCCCGTGGTTCCGCACCTGGGCACGCCGGAGCCGACCGCGACCGGGGTGTGGTCGCGGATCGGGGGCCGGGTGGCGCGCCGTCCGCGTACGGTGTGGGTCGGCACCACACTGGTGCTGGCGGCGCTGTCCTTCGGCCTGGTCGCGCTGAACGCGGTCGGCCTGTCCAGCGCGCAGGGCTTCACCAACACCCCGGAGTCGGTGGTCGGGCAGCGCCTGGAGGACCGCTACTTCCCCGCCGGTACCGGGCAGCCCCTGGTCGTCATCGCGAACGCCGGTCAGGCGGCCCGGGTGCGCACCGCGCTCGCGGGCGTGGCGGGCGTGGTGCCGCGCAGCGTGGGCACCCCGCCGGGGGTGCCGGCCGTACGCGACGGGCTGGTCTACCTGGAGGCGACCACCACCGCCCGGGCGGACAGCCACGCCGCCCGGCAGACGGTGGAGCGGGCGCGCACCGCGCTGCACGCGATCCCGGGGGCGGACGCGAAGGTGGGCGGCGGGGCGGCGGTGCTCAAGGACACCGCGCACGCGGCCAACCGGGACAACAAGCTGCTGATCCCGCTGATCCTGGTGGTGGTACTGGTCATCCTCGGGCTGCTGCTGCGGGCGGTGGTGGCTCCGCTGGTGCTGATCGCCACGGTGGTGCTGTCGTTCGCCGCCGCGCTGGGGGTGAGCGCGCTGGCGTTCCGTCACGTCTTCCACTGGGCCGGTGAGGACACCGCGTTCCCGCTGTTCGTGTTCGTCTTCCTCGTCGCGCTGGGCATCGACTACAACATCTTCCTGATGACCCGTATCCGCGAGGAGAGCATGCGCCGCGGCACCCGCGAGGGCGTGCTGACCGGCCTCGCCGCCACCGGCGGCGTGATCACCTCGGCCGGCCTGGTGCTGGCGGGCACCTTCGCGGTGCTGGGCACGCTGCCGGTGGTGGCGTTCGCGGAGATCGGGTTCGCGGTCGCGTTCGGCGTGCTGCTGGACACCTTCGTGGTGCGCTCGGTGCTGGTGTCGGCGATCTCGCTGGACCTGGGCGACCGGGTGTGGCTGCCCAGCCGGGTGCCGGCGCAGTCGCGGGGCCGCGGGACGGCGGCGGAGTCGGCGCGGGGGCACGACACGGACTCCTGA
- the rpe gene encoding ribulose-phosphate 3-epimerase — translation MSVQISPSILSADFARLAEEARAVEGADWLHVDVMDNHFVPNLTLGVPVVESLGRATSTPIDCHLMIEEPDRWAPAYVDAGAGSVTFHVEAAAAPVRLAREIRAKGARASMALKPATPIEPYEDLLPELDMLLVMTVEPGFGGQAFLDIMLPKIRRVRSLIDRHGLDLWLQIDGGVSSETIERCAEAGADVFVAGSAVYGAEDPAAAVRALRAQAQAARAR, via the coding sequence ATGAGTGTGCAGATCAGCCCCAGTATCCTTTCCGCCGACTTCGCCCGGCTCGCCGAGGAGGCGCGGGCGGTGGAGGGCGCCGACTGGCTCCACGTCGACGTGATGGACAACCACTTCGTGCCCAACCTGACCCTGGGCGTGCCGGTGGTGGAGTCGCTCGGCAGGGCCACGTCGACCCCGATCGACTGCCACCTGATGATCGAGGAGCCCGACCGCTGGGCGCCCGCCTACGTCGACGCCGGGGCCGGCTCGGTCACCTTCCACGTCGAGGCCGCCGCCGCGCCCGTCCGGCTGGCCCGGGAGATCAGGGCCAAGGGCGCCCGCGCCTCGATGGCGCTCAAGCCCGCCACGCCGATCGAACCGTACGAGGACCTGCTGCCCGAGCTGGACATGCTGCTGGTGATGACGGTCGAGCCGGGCTTCGGCGGCCAGGCGTTCCTCGACATCATGCTGCCGAAGATCCGCCGGGTGCGCTCGCTCATCGACCGGCACGGCCTCGACCTGTGGCTCCAGATCGACGGCGGGGTGTCCAGCGAGACGATCGAGCGCTGCGCCGAGGCCGGCGCCGACGTGTTCGTGGCCGGCTCGGCCGTCTACGGTGCCGAGGACCCGGCCGCGGCCGTCCGCGCGCTGCGGGCCCAGGCGCAGGCGGCGCGCGCCCGCTGA
- a CDS encoding GuaB1 family IMP dehydrogenase-related protein: MRFLNDVKPAYDLTYDDVFMVPGRSAVGSRQDVDLRAPDGTGTTIPLVVANMTAIAGRRMAETVARRGGLVVIPQDIPIDVVTEVIGWVKQRHLVLDTPITLAPSQTVADALALLPKRAHGAGVVVADGRPVGVVTESDLTGVDRFTQLSEVMSRDLFLIAAAADPRQAFNQLEDAHRKFAPAVGADGRLAGILTRTGALRATLYQPAVDADGRLRVAAAVGINGDVAGRAKLLLDAGVDTLVVDTAHGHQESMLNALRAVRALDPQVPVVAGNVVAAEGVRDLVEAGADIVKVGVGPGAMCTTRMMTGVGRPQFSAVLECAAEARRLGKHVWADGGVRHPRDVAMALAAGASNVMIGSWFAGTHESPGDLQQAADGRLYKESFGMASARAVRNRTSEESAYDRARKGLFEEGISTSRMFLDPARPGVEDLIDSIVAGVRSSCTYAGAASLAEFAERAVVGVQSAAGYAEGKPLYASWQ, encoded by the coding sequence ATGCGCTTCCTCAATGATGTCAAGCCCGCGTACGACCTGACGTACGACGACGTGTTCATGGTGCCCGGCCGCAGTGCGGTGGGCTCCCGCCAGGACGTGGACCTGCGGGCGCCCGACGGCACCGGCACCACGATCCCGCTGGTGGTGGCCAACATGACCGCCATCGCCGGCCGCCGGATGGCCGAGACGGTCGCCCGCCGCGGCGGCCTCGTGGTCATCCCGCAGGACATCCCGATCGATGTGGTCACCGAGGTGATCGGCTGGGTCAAGCAGCGCCACCTGGTGCTGGACACCCCCATCACGCTCGCGCCCTCGCAGACCGTCGCCGACGCGCTGGCGCTGCTCCCCAAGCGGGCGCACGGCGCCGGCGTCGTGGTGGCCGACGGCCGCCCCGTCGGTGTGGTCACCGAGTCGGACCTGACCGGCGTGGACCGCTTCACGCAGCTGTCCGAGGTGATGTCCCGCGACCTCTTCCTGATCGCCGCCGCCGCCGACCCGCGGCAGGCCTTCAACCAGCTGGAGGACGCCCACCGCAAGTTCGCCCCGGCGGTCGGTGCCGACGGCCGGCTGGCCGGCATCCTCACCCGCACCGGCGCGCTGCGCGCGACCCTCTACCAGCCGGCGGTCGACGCCGACGGGCGGCTGCGGGTGGCCGCGGCCGTCGGGATCAACGGCGACGTCGCCGGCCGGGCCAAGCTGCTCCTTGACGCCGGTGTGGACACCCTCGTGGTGGACACCGCGCACGGCCACCAGGAGTCGATGCTGAACGCGCTGCGGGCGGTGCGCGCGCTGGACCCGCAGGTCCCGGTGGTGGCGGGCAACGTGGTGGCCGCCGAGGGCGTGCGCGACCTCGTCGAGGCGGGTGCCGACATCGTCAAGGTCGGCGTCGGCCCCGGCGCCATGTGCACCACCCGCATGATGACCGGTGTGGGCCGCCCGCAGTTCTCCGCGGTGCTGGAGTGCGCCGCCGAGGCCCGGCGGCTGGGCAAGCACGTGTGGGCCGACGGCGGTGTGCGGCACCCCCGGGACGTGGCCATGGCGCTCGCGGCCGGCGCGTCCAACGTGATGATCGGCTCCTGGTTCGCCGGTACCCACGAGTCCCCGGGCGACCTCCAGCAGGCGGCGGACGGCCGGCTGTACAAGGAGTCGTTCGGTATGGCCTCGGCCCGCGCGGTGCGCAACCGCACCAGCGAGGAGTCCGCGTACGACCGGGCCCGCAAGGGGCTCTTCGAGGAGGGCATCTCCACCTCGCGGATGTTCCTGGACCCGGCCCGCCCGGGCGTGGAGGACCTGATCGACTCGATCGTGGCCGGGGTGCGCAGCTCCTGCACCTACGCCGGGGCGGCCTCGCTGGCCGAGTTCGCCGAGCGGGCCGTGGTCGGCGTGCAGAGCGCGGCCGGGTACGCCGAGGGCAAGCCGCTGTACGCCAGCTGGCAGTAG
- a CDS encoding PRC-barrel domain-containing protein: MITRDQIPQVVGHPVHDAQGKKIGDAKHMYLDDASGDPEWVTVKTGLFGNNETFVPTRAARIVQDHLEVPYEKEQVKGAPNVDVDSGGHLSAEEERHLYSYYGLESRSGGQTGERSRDTGDMGPAARRPRPAQRAGWREPPQAARAPEARWGRTRAARRRARARRAPAAPPTRPAPPARRSASAGSRPARP; the protein is encoded by the coding sequence ATGATCACGCGCGACCAGATCCCCCAGGTCGTGGGCCATCCGGTCCATGACGCCCAGGGGAAGAAGATCGGCGATGCCAAGCACATGTACCTGGACGACGCCAGCGGCGACCCGGAGTGGGTGACGGTCAAGACCGGCCTCTTCGGCAACAACGAGACGTTCGTGCCGACGCGCGCCGCCCGGATCGTGCAGGACCACTTGGAGGTGCCCTACGAGAAGGAGCAGGTCAAGGGCGCGCCCAACGTGGACGTCGACTCCGGCGGTCACCTGTCGGCCGAGGAGGAACGGCACCTCTACAGCTACTACGGCCTGGAGAGCCGCAGCGGCGGGCAGACCGGGGAGCGCTCCCGGGACACCGGGGACATGGGGCCGGCGGCAAGGCGGCCGCGGCCGGCGCAGCGGGCGGGATGGCGGGAGCCGCCGCAGGCGGCCAGAGCTCCCGAGGCGCGGTGGGGGAGGACGCGGGCGGCAAGGCGGCGGGCACGCGCGAGGAGGGCACCGGCGGCGCCGCCTACGCGGCCGGCACCACCGGCGCGGCGGAGCGCCTCGGCGGGGTCGAGACCGGCGAGGCCATGA
- a CDS encoding YsnF/AvaK domain-containing protein, with amino-acid sequence MTRSEEEMHVHVERQTTGRARLRKFVDVEEVEETVPIRHEEVRLEREPITKADRAALGGDISEADQYVTLHEDQAVVDTEIVPKERVRMRVEEHVEQKTVHGRVRKERIETEMTGADEATRKGPSEGGTDPSSDKRFR; translated from the coding sequence ATGACCCGCTCCGAGGAGGAGATGCACGTCCACGTCGAGCGGCAGACCACCGGCCGGGCCCGGCTGCGCAAGTTCGTCGACGTCGAGGAGGTCGAGGAGACCGTGCCGATCCGGCACGAGGAGGTCCGGCTGGAGCGCGAGCCGATCACCAAGGCCGACCGGGCCGCCCTCGGGGGTGACATCAGCGAGGCCGACCAGTACGTGACCCTCCACGAGGACCAGGCGGTCGTCGACACCGAGATCGTCCCCAAGGAGCGCGTCCGGATGCGCGTCGAGGAGCACGTCGAGCAGAAGACCGTGCACGGCCGGGTCCGCAAGGAGCGGATCGAGACCGAGATGACGGGCGCTGACGAGGCGACGCGGAAGGGGCCGTCCGAGGGCGGCACCGACCCGTCGTCCGACAAGCGCTTCCGCTGA